The genome window CGGAATCCCCTACTCGTTTGTAACCGAGTGTCGTCATTTTCGCAGTATGCGGAATGAGCGATACGGAGAACCATGTATCAGTCGCTTCAACGACTGTCAAACTGATGCCATCAATGGCGATCGACCCTTTTTTGATAATATAACGACTGGTTTCGGGGGTAACGCTGATCTTGACAATGATCGCGATATCATTTTGATCCTTGGCAATGATCTTACCGACACTGTCAACGTGTCCGCTGACCATATGTCCGCCAAAACGATCTCCCAGCCGAAGCGTACGTTCTAAATTGACCAGATCACCCGGCCTTAGATGTGCAAGAACCGTCTTATTGACTGTCTCAGGCATAACATCTGCCGTGAAGTAAGTCGAATCGAAATCGACCGCAGTCAAACAAGTGCCGTTAACGGCAATACTGTCACCGAGCTTTACGTCTTCCAAAACCTTCTTCGCCGCAATCGTAATGCGGACGGATTTAGCACCTTTTTCAATTGTTTTGACTTTCCCCAATTCTTCCACAAGTCCGGTAAACATCCCGTCCACCTCGATTCTTAAAATAACCACGGAAAAGGTAATTTCCGTCTAATGTTTCAACAGATACATCTTCTAATGTAACCGCATCTGCCAAGTGCGATACACCAAGCATACCGAATGCACTCGGAGCATCCTTACCGCCTATCAGAATAGGAGCAATAAAAGTCATCAGCTCATCAGCAAGATTTTCGCGAATGACAGACGATACGATTTTCGCGCCCCCTTCGACGAGGAGTGACGATATCTGTCTAGCACCAAGCTCTGCGAAAGCCTCGCGAATATCGACATGGCCGTCTTTGGCATTGACTTGAATAACAGCTGCGCCGACTTTTTCTAATGCATGTACTTTGTCTGCATCGGCTTCATTCGTCGTGATGATGATGACGGGAGATTGTCCGTCGTGAAGCATTTTACTTTCAAGCGGCATTCTCGCTCTGCTGTCAAGTACGATGCGGATAGGATTCTTCCCTACTGCACCGTCTAATCTTGTCGTCAAACTTGGATCATCAGCGATAACAGTATCGATACCAACGACGATCCCATCACAAACATCGCGAAAACAATGTCCGTAACCACGTGCCATTTCGTTCGTTATCCATTGTGATTCGCCAATATCGGTCGCAATCTTTCCGTCAAGCGACATTGCCGACTTGACGATAACATATGGCATCTTTGTACTGATCCATTTGATGAAAACGCGGTTTAGTTCTGCCGCTTCTTTCGCCATCAGACCACTTGTGACTTCGATACCTGCTGCTTCCAATTTTCGAATACCGTTACCTGCAACGGCAGGATTCGGGTCTACCATAGCGATCACTACACGTTTCACGCCTGCTTTGACAAGTGCATCGGCACATGGACCTGTACGTCCCGTATGCGAACACGGTTCAAGTGTTACATATACCGTTGCTCCCTTGGCCAATTCACCTGCTTGATTAAGGGCATGAATCTCAGCGTGCGGTGTGCCTGCTTTTCGATGCCAGCCTTGTCCCACGATTCTGTCGTCTTTTACAATGACCGATCCAACAAGCGGATTCGGACTTGTACGGCCACATGCATATGCTGCTATCTCTAGGGCTTTTTTCATATAATATGCGTCGCGTTCCATGGCTCGCCTCCTTTCATAAAAAAGAAAAGGCTGTTACTCTTCTAAGAGAAGATAACAGCCTTACAGAGTTCCAAATAGGTACAACAAACTAAGCGTCATAAAACGCCTACTTTTACAGTTCGCCTTTTTCCATCCAGACTATACTGTTGGCCTTGTAATTGCATCAAGTCTGCAACACAGGTCGTGTCGCTCGCGGGCTATACCGCCAGTAAGGAATTTAAAGATTGCTCTTTATCACCTTGCCCCAAAGACTGTAACCGTATTAAATTACTTTTTCATTTTAACACTAAATTCTGAAAAAGTCAATTATTTCCGTTCGCTATCAATTATTTCTAAGCTCAGCGATCGTTTTTACCATATCTTCTGCATTATATACAGCAGAACCTGCAACGAGTGCTGTTGCACCTGCTTTTTTGATTG of Selenomonadales bacterium contains these proteins:
- the ribD gene encoding bifunctional diaminohydroxyphosphoribosylaminopyrimidine deaminase/5-amino-6-(5-phosphoribosylamino)uracil reductase RibD, whose translation is MERDAYYMKKALEIAAYACGRTSPNPLVGSVIVKDDRIVGQGWHRKAGTPHAEIHALNQAGELAKGATVYVTLEPCSHTGRTGPCADALVKAGVKRVVIAMVDPNPAVAGNGIRKLEAAGIEVTSGLMAKEAAELNRVFIKWISTKMPYVIVKSAMSLDGKIATDIGESQWITNEMARGYGHCFRDVCDGIVVGIDTVIADDPSLTTRLDGAVGKNPIRIVLDSRARMPLESKMLHDGQSPVIIITTNEADADKVHALEKVGAAVIQVNAKDGHVDIREAFAELGARQISSLLVEGGAKIVSSVIRENLADELMTFIAPILIGGKDAPSAFGMLGVSHLADAVTLEDVSVETLDGNYLFRGYFKNRGGRDVYRTCGRIGESQNN
- a CDS encoding riboflavin synthase; protein product: MFTGLVEELGKVKTIEKGAKSVRITIAAKKVLEDVKLGDSIAVNGTCLTAVDFDSTYFTADVMPETVNKTVLAHLRPGDLVNLERTLRLGDRFGGHMVSGHVDSVGKIIAKDQNDIAIIVKISVTPETSRYIIKKGSIAIDGISLTVVEATDTWFSVSLIPHTAKMTTLGYKRVGDSVNLETDIIGKYVEKLLTPKSSEPTPQKSGITMDFLAQHGF